In a genomic window of Gambusia affinis linkage group LG04, SWU_Gaff_1.0, whole genome shotgun sequence:
- the LOC122829575 gene encoding cholecystokinin isoform X1: MFSDEGSYRSLILGGIKALTDSRVGSRGSIFLRSERPIPSSQMSRKVILVFALLVALIASDSAASPQSAAAGQAKGADVLQRLLAKREKAREASAPRAERRAHLSEDEREIMTKQVMQAIAEVMNSDCMAGRDYQGWVDFGRRDAED, from the exons ATGTTCTCCGATGAAGGTTCTTATCGGTCTTTGATTTTAGGAGGTATAAAAGCGCTGACCGACTCTCGGGTCGGCAGCCGAGGCAGCATCTTTCTTCGGAGTGAACGTCCCATCCCATCCTCACAG ATGTCCAGGaaagtaattttggtctttGCGCTGTTGGTGGCGTTGATCGCCTCTGACTCTGCGGCCTCGCCTCAGAGCGCCGCGGCCGGACAGGCGAAGGGGGCGGACGTCTTGCAGCGGCTCCTGGCCAAGAGGGAGAAAGCGAGGGAGGCGTCGGCGCCCCGGGCGGAGAGACGGGCGCACCTGTCTGAAGACGAGCGGGAGATAATGACCAAGCAGGTCATGCAAGCCATCGCAG AGGTGATGAACTCGGACTGCATGGCGGGCCGAGACTACCAGGGCTGGGTGGACTTCGGACGCAGGGACGCGGAGGACTGA
- the LOC122829575 gene encoding cholecystokinin isoform X2, with protein MSRKVILVFALLVALIASDSAASPQSAAAGQAKGADVLQRLLAKREKAREASAPRAERRAHLSEDEREIMTKQVMQAIAEVMNSDCMAGRDYQGWVDFGRRDAED; from the exons ATGTCCAGGaaagtaattttggtctttGCGCTGTTGGTGGCGTTGATCGCCTCTGACTCTGCGGCCTCGCCTCAGAGCGCCGCGGCCGGACAGGCGAAGGGGGCGGACGTCTTGCAGCGGCTCCTGGCCAAGAGGGAGAAAGCGAGGGAGGCGTCGGCGCCCCGGGCGGAGAGACGGGCGCACCTGTCTGAAGACGAGCGGGAGATAATGACCAAGCAGGTCATGCAAGCCATCGCAG AGGTGATGAACTCGGACTGCATGGCGGGCCGAGACTACCAGGGCTGGGTGGACTTCGGACGCAGGGACGCGGAGGACTGA